The following coding sequences are from one Pararge aegeria chromosome 13, ilParAegt1.1, whole genome shotgun sequence window:
- the LOC120628607 gene encoding uncharacterized protein LOC120628607 isoform X2: MCSCSKFYDFWKNSCGAGMSLDEGRQSQRPYRYGMVLLCAGALINWLGLAEDYAEPVRYVGVACIVAGALLICAAMCCWLQSPARQPQNDRASPDTHQIDDPIHVISMPDEETMQQKPPDYDTVAGAPPTYDDAIKLNPARLLPATSSARSPAASHHAPSTEVTIIPGQLDDAQAVASVHAPHVQSQVPKTPPPPYRPPQAIR; this comes from the exons GCATGTCCTTAGATGAGGGTAGACAGTCGCAGCGCCCATACCGCTATGGCATGGTGTTGCTGTGCGCGGGCGCGCTCATAAACTGGCTGGGCTTGGCCGAGGACTACGCGGAGCCCGTGCGCTACGTTGGCGTGGCCTGCATCGTCGCCGGAGCTCTGCTCATCTGCGCCGCCATGTGCTGCTGGCTGCAGTCCCCGGCGCGCCAGCCGCAGAATGACCGCGCTTCGCCAGACACCCACCAA ATTGACGATCCTATCCACGTTATATCAATGCCAGATGAGGAAACGATGCAGCAGAAGCCACCAGACTACGACACTGTGGCGGGCGCGCCGCCTACCTATGACGACGCCATCAAGTTGAACCCGGCGAGACTGTTGCCGGCTACGAGCAGTGCGCGGAGCCCCGCAGCCAGCCACCATGCTCCCAGCACTGAAGTGACCATCATTCCTGGCCAGCTGGACGACGCACAGGCCGTGGCCTCCGTGCACGCCCCCCACGTGCAATCACAGGTCCCCAAGACCCCGCCACCGCCGTACAGACCACCCCAAGCGATCAGATGA
- the LOC120628607 gene encoding uncharacterized protein LOC120628607 isoform X1 — MAHLMRSAYVLGAGKDCEGMSLDEGRQSQRPYRYGMVLLCAGALINWLGLAEDYAEPVRYVGVACIVAGALLICAAMCCWLQSPARQPQNDRASPDTHQIDDPIHVISMPDEETMQQKPPDYDTVAGAPPTYDDAIKLNPARLLPATSSARSPAASHHAPSTEVTIIPGQLDDAQAVASVHAPHVQSQVPKTPPPPYRPPQAIR, encoded by the exons GCATGTCCTTAGATGAGGGTAGACAGTCGCAGCGCCCATACCGCTATGGCATGGTGTTGCTGTGCGCGGGCGCGCTCATAAACTGGCTGGGCTTGGCCGAGGACTACGCGGAGCCCGTGCGCTACGTTGGCGTGGCCTGCATCGTCGCCGGAGCTCTGCTCATCTGCGCCGCCATGTGCTGCTGGCTGCAGTCCCCGGCGCGCCAGCCGCAGAATGACCGCGCTTCGCCAGACACCCACCAA ATTGACGATCCTATCCACGTTATATCAATGCCAGATGAGGAAACGATGCAGCAGAAGCCACCAGACTACGACACTGTGGCGGGCGCGCCGCCTACCTATGACGACGCCATCAAGTTGAACCCGGCGAGACTGTTGCCGGCTACGAGCAGTGCGCGGAGCCCCGCAGCCAGCCACCATGCTCCCAGCACTGAAGTGACCATCATTCCTGGCCAGCTGGACGACGCACAGGCCGTGGCCTCCGTGCACGCCCCCCACGTGCAATCACAGGTCCCCAAGACCCCGCCACCGCCGTACAGACCACCCCAAGCGATCAGATGA
- the LOC120628607 gene encoding uncharacterized protein LOC120628607 isoform X3: MSLDEGRQSQRPYRYGMVLLCAGALINWLGLAEDYAEPVRYVGVACIVAGALLICAAMCCWLQSPARQPQNDRASPDTHQIDDPIHVISMPDEETMQQKPPDYDTVAGAPPTYDDAIKLNPARLLPATSSARSPAASHHAPSTEVTIIPGQLDDAQAVASVHAPHVQSQVPKTPPPPYRPPQAIR, from the exons ATGTCCTTAGATGAGGGTAGACAGTCGCAGCGCCCATACCGCTATGGCATGGTGTTGCTGTGCGCGGGCGCGCTCATAAACTGGCTGGGCTTGGCCGAGGACTACGCGGAGCCCGTGCGCTACGTTGGCGTGGCCTGCATCGTCGCCGGAGCTCTGCTCATCTGCGCCGCCATGTGCTGCTGGCTGCAGTCCCCGGCGCGCCAGCCGCAGAATGACCGCGCTTCGCCAGACACCCACCAA ATTGACGATCCTATCCACGTTATATCAATGCCAGATGAGGAAACGATGCAGCAGAAGCCACCAGACTACGACACTGTGGCGGGCGCGCCGCCTACCTATGACGACGCCATCAAGTTGAACCCGGCGAGACTGTTGCCGGCTACGAGCAGTGCGCGGAGCCCCGCAGCCAGCCACCATGCTCCCAGCACTGAAGTGACCATCATTCCTGGCCAGCTGGACGACGCACAGGCCGTGGCCTCCGTGCACGCCCCCCACGTGCAATCACAGGTCCCCAAGACCCCGCCACCGCCGTACAGACCACCCCAAGCGATCAGATGA
- the LOC120629005 gene encoding ubiquitin carboxyl-terminal hydrolase calypso, giving the protein MKKMPVELNSLTEGWLELESDPGLFTLLLEDFGVKGVQVEEIYDLHKPLESPVYGFIFLFRWIEERRSRRKFVEQIESFVRDEETINNIFFAQQMVPNSCATHALLSILLNCPNLHLGETLSRLKHHTLGMNPENKGWAIGNTPELACAHNSHAIPQARKKTEKNAGVSTGRFTGEAYHFVSFVPINGSLFELDGLKPYPTDHGPWASDDDWTEKFRRMISERLGRDAGEQMHDIRFNLMAVVPDRRIEITQRLSALEVNQKRVKEAISKIGKHLRHLINKNREFREDTISQSNHNEADIDNCIQISEDAILNALDASEVSSLDIDFTQAITIEIGATDRAQYDDSLTLVDPVESSAVVRFVCINGENEILSDIYPTSTTALVKSNNLPIVLCCELAPEQPYRMRKLLFTHSELNSLMSAIVNEVQSCQQALNDENDKRNMYKVDDCRRTHNYDEFICTFLSMLTERGVLAELVAAQLERGRSSRARRRRPRPRPRARPRPRPRARK; this is encoded by the exons ATGAAAAAGATGCCCGTGGAATTAAATAGCCTAACAGAAGGGTGGTTAGAACTGGAGAGTGATCCAGGCTTGTTTACTTTACTATTAGAAGATTTTGGAGTCAAAGGAGTTCAAGTAGAAGAGATATACGATTTACATAAGCCGCTGGAGAGTCCAGTTTACGGGTTTATCTTTCTGTTCCGTTGGATAGAAGAGAGACGATCTCGCCGCAAGTTTGTTGAGCAAATTGAGAGCTTTGTACGAGATGAAGAAACTATCAATAACATCTTCTTTGCTCAGCAAATGGTTCCAAACAGTTGCGCCACACATGCACTTTTATCCATATTGCTAAATTGTCCTAATCTTCATTTAGGGGAAACACTTAGCAGGTTAAAG CATCACACACTTGGTATGAATCCAGAAAATAAAGGGTGGGCGATTGGGAATACACCAGAATTGGCTTGTGCTCACAATTCACATGCTATACCACAAGCTCGCAAAAAGACAGAAAAAAATGCTGGTGTTTCCACAGGCCGCTTTactg GTGAAGCATACCATTTTGTAAGTTTTGTGCCAATCAATGGGTCACTATTTGAGTTAGATGGATTAAAGCCATATCCCACTGACCATGGTCCTTGGGCCTCAGATGATGATTGGACAGAAAAGTTTAGAAGGATGATATCTGAAAGATTGGGAAGAGATGCTGGGGAACAGATGCATGACATCAG ATTTAATCTCATGGCTGTTGTACCAGACAGAAGAATTGAAATTACACAAAGGTTAAGTGCTTTAGAAGTAAACCAGAAAAGAGTTAAAGAGGCAATATCAAAGATTGGCAAACATTTGAgacatttaattaataagaacAGAGAGTTTCGCG AAGATACAATCTCCCAAAGCAATCACAACGAAGCAGATATTGACAACTGTATACAAATATCGGAAGACGCAATCCTCAACGCTCTAGATGCCTCGGAAGTGTCATCACTGGACATTGATTTTACACAGGCCATCACAATAGAGATTGGTGCCACAGACAGAGCACAATATGACGATAGCCTTACTCTAG TTGATCCTGTCGAATCATCTGCAGTTGTAAGATTCGTATGTATAAATGGAGAGAACGAAATATTATCTGat ATATATCCCACTTCCACCACCGCACTAGTGAAGAGTAACAATTTACCGATCGTGCTCTGCTGTGAGCTGGCGCCCGAACAACCGTACCGCATGAGGAAGCTCCTGTTTACACACTCGGAGCTGAACTCGCTCATGAGTGCCATCGTCAACGAAGTGCAGTCATGCCAGCAGGCACTCAACGACGAAAATGATAAAAGGAATATGTACAAG GTGGACGACTGTCGTCGCACTCACAACTACGACGAGTTCATATGCACGTTTTTGTCGATGTTGACGGAACGCGGCGTACTCGCGGAACTCGTGGCCGCGCAGCTAGAGCGGGGACGATCATCGCGAGCGCGTCGCCGCCGTCCCCGCCCAAGGCCTCGCGCACGCCCCAGACCCCGACCCCGAGCGAggaagtaa